A window from Rhea pennata isolate bPtePen1 chromosome 1, bPtePen1.pri, whole genome shotgun sequence encodes these proteins:
- the TIMMDC1 gene encoding LOW QUALITY PROTEIN: complex I assembly factor TIMMDC1, mitochondrial (The sequence of the model RefSeq protein was modified relative to this genomic sequence to represent the inferred CDS: inserted 2 bases in 1 codon), with product MAEAAGAQSPFGRPAPPPQTGWERLRELWQRDERRQLPEETVNIVKSAFSGGVLGWVYGGLPAFRHARKEFIARSHGELFHNRADAVQSAHRAGLRSFIRYGWRWSWRVAAFVAIFNTVSTGLSVYRNKTTVSNFAAAGAFTGALFRMHLGLHGLAGGSVFGIVFGIPAGGLLIIMQKLAGETLQEKRNRERRELYEQKLAEWESRLDVTEVLXAKQKATLREDQREGDSKRIQELLNLPQICCKQL from the exons ATGGCGGAGGCGGCCGGCGCCCAGTCGCCCttcggccgccccgcgccgccgccgcagacGGGCTGGGAGCGGCTCCGCGAGCTCTGGCAGCGCGA CGAGCGGCGGCAGCTGCCGGAAGAAACGGTGAATATTGTCAAATCGGCATTCTCGGGGGGCGTCCTCGGCTGGGTGTACGGCGGGCTGCCCGCCTTCCGGCACGCCAGGAAGGAGTTCATCGCGCGGAGCCACGGGGAGCTCTTCCACAACCGCGCCGACGCCGTG CAATCAGCTCACCGTGCTGGTCTCAGGAGCTTCATCCGCTATGGCTGGCGCTGGAGTTGGAGAGTAGCTGCTTTTGTGGCAATATTTAA CACAGTGAGCACTGGTCTGTCTGTGTACCGCAATAAAACCACCGTCAGTAattttgctgcagcaggag CCTTCACAGGAGCCCTCTTCAGAATGCACTTGGGCCTACATGGGCTGGCGGGCGGCAGCGTGTTTGGAATAGTGTTTGG AATCCCTGCAGGGGGCCTCTTAATAATAATGCAAAAACTTGCTGGTGAGACATTGCAGGAGAAGAGAAATCGTGAGCGGAGGGAGCTGTATGAACAGAAGTTAGCAGAATG GGAATCGAGGCTTGATGTAACTGAAGTCTT GGCCAAACAGAAAGCAACGCTCAGGGAGGACCAGAGAGAAGGAGATAGCAAGAGAATCCAGGAGCTGCTAAATCTTCCCCAGATCTGTTGCAAGCAACTATGA
- the POGLUT1 gene encoding protein O-glucosyltransferase 1 encodes MGRAAVALWALVAASVWRLVPATAAGGPADAKWKAITDQINKAVEFYKPCVKENCSCHQSVWKQDLAPFQGGISKDIVSDVVGRKLGTHYQIVKNKLYREHDCMFPARCSGVEHFLLGIINHLPDMEMVINVRDYPQVPKWMKPVIPVFSFSKTPEYNDIMYPAWTFWEGGPAVWPIYPTGLGRWDLMREDLKRSAEKWPWMKKISKGYFRGSRTSPERDPLILLSRENPELVDAEYTKNQAWKSEKDTLGKPPAKEIPLVDHCKYKYLFNFRGVAASFRFKHLFLCGSLVFHVGEEWLEFFYPQLKPWVHYIPVKSDLSDVRELLQFVKENDAIAQEISERGRQFITEHLQMEDVSCYWKHLLSEYSQVLTYKVKRRNNYNEITSERLKTEL; translated from the exons atgGGGCGGGCGGCCGTGGCCCTGTGGGCGCTGGTGGCGGCCAGCGTGTGGCGGCTGGTGCCCGCGACGGCAGCGGGCGGCCCGGCAG ATGCCAAATGGAAAGCAATAACTGACCAAATTAACAAAGCTGTGGAGTTCTATAAGCCATGTGTAAAGGAGAATTGCAGCTGCCACCAAAG TGTCTGGAAGCAAGACCTGGCTCCTTTTCAAGGTGGCATTTCCAAGGACATAGTATCAGATGTGGTGGGCCGGAAGCTTGGAACACACTACCAAATCGTTAAGAACAAGTTATATCGTGAGCATGACTGCATGTTCCCTGCAAG ATGCAGTGGAGTTGAGCATTTCCTTCTGGGGATTATCAACCACCTCCCAGACATGGAGATGGTGATCAATGTGCGAGACTATCCCCAAGTCCCCAAGTGGATGAAGCCTGTTATCCCAGTCTTCTCCTTCAGTAAG acgCCTGAGTACAATGATATCATGTATCCTGCCTGGACATTTTGGGAAGGAGGACCAGCTGTTTGGCCAATTTATCCAACAGGTTTAGGGCGCTGGGACCTCATGAGAGAGGACCTCAAAAG atctgCAGAAAAATGGCCATGGATGAAGAAAATCTCCAAAGGATATTTCCGAGGATCCAG AACAAGTCCTGAGAGAGACCCCCTCATTCTGCTGTCCCGAGAAAACCCAGAACTCGTGGATGCTGAGTACACTAAAAACCAGGCCTGGAAATCTGAAAAG gACACCCTAGGGAAACCTCCTGcaaaggaaattccactggtTGATCACTGCAAATACAA GTACCTGTTTAATTTCCGGGGAGTGGCTGCCAGTTTCCGGTTCAAACACCTTTTCTTGTGCGGTTCGCTTGTCTTTCATGTTGGAGAAGAGTGGTTGGAGTTCTTCTACCCCCAGCTGAAGCCTTGGGTCCACTACATCCCAGTCAAATCAGACCTCTCTGATGTCAG GGAGCTGTTGCAGTTTGTAAAGGAAAATGATGCCATAGCACAAGAAATTTCAGAGAG GGGACGCCAGTTCATCACTGAGCACTTGCAGATGGAGGATGTCTCTTGCTACTGGAAGCATCTGCTGTCTGAGTATTCCCAAGTGTTGACTTACAAAGTGAAAAGGAGGAACAACTACAATGAGATTACTTCTGAACGGCTGAAAACAGAACTGTAG